The Kribbella shirazensis genomic interval CCACGTCGTCGCTCCGGACGGCCGGACGGTCTACGTGTCGGCCGGCGACGGGCACATCTACGCGGTGCCGATCGGCGGCGGACCCGGCCGGCGGGTCACCAACGACCGCGGGCCGGGGTTCCACCACTACCTGCACGGGGTGTCGCCGGACGGTACGACGCTCGCGTACATCGGCCTGGAGTGGGTCGGCGAGCGGCGGATCACCAACGTCTGGACGATCCCGGCCGCGGGCGGCGCCGATGTCCAGGTGACGGACGACGAGTTCGCCGACGACGGGTCGGAGTACGGCCCCGACGGGGACTGGATCTACTTCAACTCCGAGCGCGCCGGGCAGGCACAGCTGTTCCGGATCCGGGTCGCCGACCGGCACGTCGAGCAGCTCACCGACGACGAGCGGGTGAACTGGTTCCCGCACCCCGCTCCGGACGGGTCGTGCATCGTCTACGTCAGCTTCCCGCCCGGTACCGAAGGACATCCCGCCGACATCGACGACGTCCGCCTGCGCCTGCTGACGCGCGACGGCGAGATCCGCGAACTGACGAGCCTGTTCGGCGGCCAGGGCACGATGAACGTGCCGAGCTGGTCGCCGGACAGCTCGTCGTTCGCGTACGTCACCTACCCGCTCTAGACATCCGACAGCTCCACCGAAGTGTCGGCGAGGCGGGCCGGGTCGACCTGCTTGCCGGAGCGGATCAGGTCGCGGACCGCGTCGATCGCGCCCCAGGTGTTGACGTGCATCCCGGCCAGCACGTGCCGGTCGTCGTCGAGCCAGAAGGCCACGTACGCGCCGGACTTCGGGTCACCGCGGAGGACGACCTGGTACGACGTCCCGCGCGGGATGTCACCGGCGTACTCCATCCCGAGGTCGAACTGGTCGGTGAAGAAGAACGGGATCGCGTCGTGCGCCACGTCCTGCCCGAGCATCGCCTTCGCGGCCGAGACGCCGGTGTCCTTCGCGTTCTGCCAGTGCTCGACACGGACCGGCCGGCCGAACAGCGGGTGCTCCCAGCGCACCACGTCCCCGGCGGCGTAGACGTCCGCCGCCGAGGTCTGCAGATCCGGACCGGTGACGATGCCCGAACCGTTCTCCGGCGTCGCGACCTCGATACCGGCCTCCTCGGCGAGCTCGGTGTTCGGCCGGACGCCGACGCCGACGATCACCAGATCCGCCGGAAGCACCTCGCCGCCGCTCACCCGGACCCCGGTGACCTTGCCGTCCCCCTCGAAGCCCTCGACCCCGGTCCCGAACCGGAACTGCACACCGTGCTGCCGGTGGAACTCGGCGAACAGCTCACCGATCTCTTCCCCGAGTACCGCGGCCAGCGCCGTCGACTGCGGCTCGACGACCGTCACCTCGCACCCACGCTCGCGCGCCGCCGACGCGGCCTCGAGCCCGATCCAGCCCGCGCCGACGACGACCACCCGCGGCTTCGCGGCGTACGCGTCGGTCAGCGCCTGCGACTCCTCGGCCGTCCGCAGGTAGCGCACGCCGTCCAGCTCCGCACCCGGTACGTCGAGGTGGCGGACGCGACTGCCAGTCGCGATCAGGAGCTTGGCGTACTGCACCTGTGAGCCGTCGTCGAGCGTGACCGTGTGCACGGCCGGATCGATCGCGGTGACCGTCGTACCGAGGCGGAGCTCGATCGTGTTGTCGTCGTACCACTGCTGGTCGTGCAACTGCGCGGACCCGGTCTCCGCCTTGCCGAGCAGGACGTCCTTCGACAACGGCGGTCTCTCGTAGGGCAAGGACTGCTCGCTGCCGATCAGGACGATGCCGCCGCTCCAGCCGTCCTTGCGAAGGGTCTCGGCCGCGGTCGCTCCCGCGAGGCTCGCACCGACGATCACGATCTGCTCTGCATCAGCCATGACCCGAACGATAGTCCTCCCCGACCCCTTGTCGCCGACGACTCTCATGACTACCTTTCGGAGGACATAATACGTCCTATGTCCTCACCGGGAGAGCAATGCGCGTACTCACACCAGGCCGTCTGACGGCCGCCGCCCTACTGGTGTTCACAGGCCTCACCGCCCCGACCGCCCACGCCGACGAGTCAGCACCGTTCGTCGAGGACAGCGTGCTGTTCCAGCAGAAGACCGGGGGCTATGCCTGCTTCCGGATCCCCGCCGTCGTGCATGCGACGAACGGCGACGTGCTCGCGTTCGCCGAGGGCCGGGTCGCGGACTGCGGCGACGACGGCGACATCGACCTCGTGCTGCGCCGCTCGACCGACGGCGGGAAGACCTGGGGACCGCTGCAGGTGGTCTCCGACGGCAACGGCAGCACACACGGCAACCCGGTCCCGATCGTCGACAAGCGGACCGGCCGGATCGTCCTCGTCACGACCCACAACGGCCCGGAGCCCTGCACGAACGGCTGCGACCGCGACCCGTACGTCCAGACCAGCGACGACTTCGGCGCCACCTGGACCGCACCGCGCGAGCTCACCGACGCCAAGCTGCCGAGCTGGAACTTCTGGTACGCGACCGGCCCGATGCACGGCATCCAGCTCGAGCACGGCCCGCACGCCGGCCGGCTGATCGTCGGCGCGAGCTTCGAGACGTACGACGGTGCCGGGCCGCACATCTACGGCACCCATCTGCTGTACTCCGACGACGCCGGCGAGACCTGGCACATCGGGGCCACGACCTCACGCGGCGACGGATCCGTGATCGCGCAGGAGGTCACCGTCGTCGAGCTGACCGACGGGCGGATCTACGCGCTCGCCCGGGAACGCGGCACCGATCCGGGCAGCCGCGCGGCCGCGACCAGCAGCGACGGCGGTGCGAGTTTCGACGCGCCGTTCCGGACGCTCCCGCAGTTGGAGATGCCCGATGTGCAGGGCTCACTGCTGCGGTTCAG includes:
- a CDS encoding TolB family protein → MPRTLRPGQRSELYVADVTTGEHRLVYTSADVLFEAPNWLPDGTLIVNGNGLLFRVADGLEEIELGGVPAINNDHVVAPDGRTVYVSAGDGHIYAVPIGGGPGRRVTNDRGPGFHHYLHGVSPDGTTLAYIGLEWVGERRITNVWTIPAAGGADVQVTDDEFADDGSEYGPDGDWIYFNSERAGQAQLFRIRVADRHVEQLTDDERVNWFPHPAPDGSCIVYVSFPPGTEGHPADIDDVRLRLLTRDGEIRELTSLFGGQGTMNVPSWSPDSSSFAYVTYPL
- a CDS encoding NAD(P)/FAD-dependent oxidoreductase, whose product is MADAEQIVIVGASLAGATAAETLRKDGWSGGIVLIGSEQSLPYERPPLSKDVLLGKAETGSAQLHDQQWYDDNTIELRLGTTVTAIDPAVHTVTLDDGSQVQYAKLLIATGSRVRHLDVPGAELDGVRYLRTAEESQALTDAYAAKPRVVVVGAGWIGLEAASAARERGCEVTVVEPQSTALAAVLGEEIGELFAEFHRQHGVQFRFGTGVEGFEGDGKVTGVRVSGGEVLPADLVIVGVGVRPNTELAEEAGIEVATPENGSGIVTGPDLQTSAADVYAAGDVVRWEHPLFGRPVRVEHWQNAKDTGVSAAKAMLGQDVAHDAIPFFFTDQFDLGMEYAGDIPRGTSYQVVLRGDPKSGAYVAFWLDDDRHVLAGMHVNTWGAIDAVRDLIRSGKQVDPARLADTSVELSDV